TAAATCTAGAGAGGCATGTTCAAAAAAGCGTTTTTaaaaattttcttcatttttccAGGAGCAGATGTTACCGTCTTTGAGCCACCCCTGTTTCTTGCTTCCGCAACTCACAAGATCTTAGACGCATAATCGCCAaatgggtgcgaaatgCCTGAGGCTCACTTAGGGACACGATAAGACGCCCTGTCCAACACTCCAGCTAGCATTGAATTTTGATGGTCAAACTGACCATGTCGTGAATTGAGATCGCATCATTGATTCTGTGACTTCAAACTTTATTAATCTCCAAACTCTCTACCCATTTGCTCTACCGGGCTCCTTTCCTCCAGCAACCTACTGTGCAGAGCGGCGGTACTTGTGCCATAGCCTGGCTATACACTTTCCCTACCAGCAGAGCATAGACACCAACTGTTTTCTCTGGAGGTcgtcttctcttcttccacgCTCAGTTGCTATCCGCCTCGCTAATTAATCGACGCTTCAATTGACCAGCAATATTCCTATTGATCCGCCTTTTCCCGGCGCCTAATTAGTACCCGGATCAATCACAAGACACCAGAGCCCTCGATGAATCCAGCATCGCCGACCCTGGGGCCAAAGAGCTCGTCTTCGTGGCGAATTTTGGACTACCTCAAGATCCTGTCGTCGCCAAAGCAGTCGGTGAGTCCGTCCAACACATCGCTCAACTTAAAGGAACAGGCGGAAAAGGCCAAGAGCGTATGCAAATGCTCGTGCTGTGGCACCGTGCTAACGTTCCCTGAAAACACCCACAAGTTCTGTTGTCCGCATTGTCATACAACGAACTTGTTGCATCTAGATTTGACCGCAGACCCGCCAGTGCACCTCCTCTCGTATAACTACGTGAAGCGTCTCGTGGACCAAGCATTGCACTcagacaagaagatcgaAAACAGCCATGAGCTCCATGAACGATTAAAGCCTCTTCTGGACTACCTCTTTCAAGCTTTCGGCTCAATGGCTTGTTTAAACGAGTCgttcaaattgaagagaaagagccGAAGGCCGCACTATTCTACGGCGAACTTGGACTACGATGATGTCCGCAAGATCTTCGACCTTCTTACGTCGCTCCCTTCAAGACGGCCACTATACTATGCCCTTCTGGGCGCATGTCACTGTCTCAAACGGCTTCCTCTCAACTTGTGTGACGATCCTCGAAACCTTCTGTGGGTGATGGTTCTCTTTGAGATTCCTTTTTTGTCGAAGGCGCTAACAAACAACGATAAACGCTCTCAGCATCGTCCTGGTTCGATGGTGGAGGTGCCTGAGATCCAAGCACTCTGCTACGAGATCTTGAAACGAGTCTTGGGGATCTTTTCCCAGGCTGAAAGCACCTTGACCGGAAACTACGTGGCTTCGTGGTTTCTGAAGCGTTCTCACGTTGATTTCATGGCCAAGGTTGAGCTTATCAATTTGTACATCACATTCCACTTGAAAAAGTACTTTTACTTTGCCAACAACCCGGAGTTGGCTCGCAGAAGCAGTCTGGGAGGTGGACTCGAAAACACACATCGTCGGAACAGCTCGATTCCAACACCACCCCCTCAGCAAGATGAAAGTCATCTCGTGAAACCTACAATCAAGGAGGCGAGGAGTAACAGTGTTCCCCATGTTCAAGATGATGAATACTTTCAGTACTCTTATCTCAAAGATGAAGTAGAAGGCATGGACACGTTAGCGCCTCCAGTGAGCCTTCAGCAATTGACGAGTGGTCCATTGAGTCCCAGATCTAGAGGctcgaaaaagaagaaacacGATGCGAAGATTAGAGTTCATCAGTATTCACTGAACTACCACCTCCGAACAGCGTCCGGAGCGTTAAGCATTTTTGTGAAGGCGAACTACATTCGCTACGGGGAAAACAAGTTGCAAGCTCATGCATTTTACAATTCCCTAGTCGATTATGTCAATATCAAGCTAGATTACGACGCCTGGCTGAGTCGAAGAAAACTGAGTCGCCAAGATGTCGGTACAGAGCCAGCGTTGCAAACCGTCATCGATTATATTCATGGTTCGAACCATGTACCCTTTACTGAATCTCCAAGTACTACATTCTACTTCTGTCAGTACCCGTTTCTAATTACTCTTGGGGGAAAAATTGCAATTCTTGAGTACGAGGCCAGGAGGCAGATGGAAAGGAAAGCAGAGGAGGCGTTTATCAATTCTCTTGATCGCCGTGTGACACTAGATGTCTACTTCAGAGTTAGAGTACGTCGTGATTACATCGTACAAGACTCGCTTCGCTGCATTCAACTCAACccaaacaacttgaagaagagcttgcGAGTGCAATTTATTAATGAGCCCGGTGTCGACGCTGGTGGTCTCAAGAAAGAATGGTTTCTTCTACTCACTAGAGCACTCTTTAGTCCACACGCAGGGATGCTTAGTTACGTCGAGGATTCTAATTTCCTTTGGTTCAATGTTGTACCGGTGGACAATTTCGAAATGTATTATCTCTTTGGTGCAATTCTTGGATTGGCAATATATAACCTGACCATCCTCGACCTCAAATTCCCCATTACGATGTACAAAATTTTGTTGGGGTTACCCATTGGTTTGGCTGACTATCAGGAGATTTTCCCCATGTCAGCACGCAACCTTTTCAGATTAAGAGACTATAGCGCTGAAGAGATCGAGTCGCTTGATTTGACCTTCGAGGTTACATTCTCAGACCCGTTTGGAACTCGATACACCAAGGATCTCATTCCTGGCGGCTCGAATTTGGTTGTGGACGGTGACAATCGCGAGCTCTATATTGACAAGTACGCCCGATTCTTCCTTTGGGACGGAATGAGCAAGCAGCTCGCTGCTTTCAAAGGTGGTTTTTCCAATGTGGTAGATGGCAatgccttctccttgtttcTGCCCGAGGAGATACAGCTACTTTTGTGTGGCAGCGAGGAGAGCAAGTTCGATGTGGATGTGCTTCAGTCTGTCACCAACTACAGCGGGTGGGCAAGCAAAGAGGAAGCCACCGAGTCGTCCACAGTCAAGTGGTTCTGGGAATATGTCAGTGGACTTACTTACAAACAGCAGAAAAAATTACTTCTTTTTATCACGGGGTCAGATCGAGTGCCAGCCACAGGGATACAGAATCTCACCCTTAAGATCAGCCGCCTTAAGACAGCTGGCGGGGACAGCGACAGGCTTCCGGTGGCCCACACATGTTTTAATGAATTGGCATTGTACGATTATATTagcaagaaaaaattggcTGAGAAGCTTGACAAGGCGGTCAACATGTCGGCAGGGTTTGGTATCAAATAGCTTTATgggaaatggctgcgaaaaataTTGTGTAGCAAGGAAGACGCGCAGAAAATAAAGTATCCTGAGATAGGCTCCAGTAATGGCATGATAATCACGTGATTTGGAGCACGTGATAAGAGAAATGATGTTCTCGACCTTGGAGGGTAATAACTCGAGATTTTTACATATATGCCTCTTGTCATTCATATTTTGGTGTGCATGATTTCCATGGAATTCATCGCTACTGTTTTTTTGAACAGGTATCAAGCACCGTGTGTGGGGTTACCCGGCCGTGATCTAGCCAATGAATGAAGTGCGAATTGAGTGCGAAAAAGTAACCTAGTATAGCGTagaaagcgaagaagatatTCACTTCTCACATATCTATTCCAAACACAACGATGCTTGCCAGAACATTGAAGAGCAGTTTGGGCTTGAAGGGCGCCGCCAGAACTTTGTCTTCGTCTGCCTCGGCCCTTACGCCTTACAAGCAGCCAGACTTCTCCGCATACCTCAACGATAGACTGGAGCTGAAAAACAAGAACTTCACCTACTTCATGGTTGGTTCCATGGGTTTATTgtctgctgctggtgctaAGTCGACTGTGGAGGCGTTCCTTTCGTCTATGTCTGCATCTGCCGATGTCTTGGCCATGGCCAAGGTTGAGGTCAAGTTGGGCGCTATCCCAGAAGGTAACAATGTCATTGTCAAGTGGCAGGGTAAGCCAGTGTTCATCAGACACAGAACGCCCGATGAGATTGCCGAGGCTGAGTCCGTGGACGTGCAGAGCTTGAGAGACCCAGAGACCGACGATGTGCGTGTCAAGAAGCCAGAGtggttggtgatgttgggTATCTGTACCCACTTGGGATGTGTCCCTATTGGTGAGGCTGGTGACTACGGTGGATGGTTCTGCCCATGCCACGGTTCGCACTACGATATCTCTGGCAGAATTAGAAAGGGTCCTGCTCCTTTGAACTTGGAGATTCCTCAGTACGAGTTCACCGACGACTCCACCTTGTTGATTGGTTAAGCTTGCGGCGTTATCCACTCCAACATCTAAAAGACCTAATGTTTATGGagctcttgagctcttACGACACTCAAACCCTCACTACTTCTTTTCGACGGGCCTCCTCATAGTAGGATGCATGTACTTATTCATTCCCAAACTCCTTTTGGCCCATCCTAGATTAAGATACATATTAAATTGCATTGAAACACGATTATGCTGTAGACATCAGCTCATAACCCGTTTGATGCGCTAACTCGTCGGGTACCCTCTTCCAGATATGTTCGAGGTTTGTTGTTCGGATACTCTCCATATCAAGAGCTTCCAAACTTGCGGATTCGACTTCTGTCAAAGATACACCGGTTTCTTCGACCAGCTTGACAATATAGGTCCCGAGCCTTGGAGGAAGGTTGTTGGGCCTATAGTCGTCCACAAGAGCAAGTCTGTAGAAGACAGACCAGTGTAATTGGGCATTAGGAGGAAGCACTCTGTTCTTCCCCAAGTTGGGACTGAACTTGTTTGTCCATCGGCCATTCCCCTTTGCAATTTTGGTGTTGAAGGGAATCAACTCAAGAAACCACCACCAtatgcttttgagaaatgaAGAGTTTCCCCTTCCATTGCACCGTAAAATTACACCATCTGCACCCTCGAAGATCTCCTGCTCTTGGACTTTAGATCTACGAAGTGAGAGATTATCGTGCTGGTACAGCAATAAGGAGTCTTTTGGCTGGTATCGTTCCCAGTAAGACTCTATGCTATCCTTTCCAAGCTGGACACCAAATTTACAACCTTCGGCAATTAGCCAGCGGAATGGGACCTCTGAAAGCCGCTTTCCGTTTTCATCTAGCCCCCAACTTCCGCCCATATCGCCATGTGAGCCAGGAAACCACATCTCAAGAATGTCCTTAGACACATTGGTATCTGAATGGTTGCTGAACCAAAGGCTATTTGCCCATATCCAGATTCGGTGTAGAAGAGAAGGCACTGCTCTATCACTGGTATGATCGTCAACGTAGAACGGCACTTGTCGGTACTTAGCCCTTCTCTCGTCGATGCTTTGAGCATGACGAATGTGGTCTACGATAGAAGAACAAGTAGTGAATGGAAACAACCTGTCAGTCAATATACCAACCAGACTAACCGTGTCCCAAATCCCGAGAAATTGGACCCTGATCTCCTGTCCAAACAATCTTCGCAAATGAAGCAGAAACAGCGACGTGGGGTCCCTTCTGGGACGTCCTGCTTTCTCCCACCCGGAGTACACTCTCCACGCCAACGGCACCAGCATCTCCAGGCCTTGGTGAAAAAGACCGAAACATTCTAGAAATCCGATCAATACTCTGGCCGTGTAACCGCCTCTTGAGAAGCCAAAGATGTACACTTTCGACTTCGGTGTCCAGAACCTCATGAGAAAGAGGTACGCCGCCTGGACATGGGACTCAAAAGAGAGGGCAAATGCAGCGTCGAGGCTGTTCTTAATACTGTCAAGACCATACTTGAAGTGGGTGGAGGATTCAATGTCTGGAACTGCTCCTCCAAAGGTGGTGCCTATGCCTGGCTGGTAGTAGCAGGTTTGAGTGTTCTGGTCGAGCATGGAAAAGAGTTTGATGATATTAGAAGGCGGAGGATTGCCGAATCCTGCTGAAGTGCCTTCGAAACATAGTACCAAGTTTTTTGACATCGGCAGTTCTTAAGTGGGTAACGCTAAGAGTACGGAGAAGCTTTtaaaatggctgcaaattaTTCGCACTGTGCATATGGCAGTGTCAAATTCGTGATAAAGTCTGTGATATAAAAAAGTTGAGATGAAAGTAATGCAAAGTTGTCAGCCGTCTGCTAAAATCAGggattctcttcttcatgcttGGAGTTTGTATGCTAAttcattcttcttgaaataatgatggcagcagcagcaatagACCGCTTCAAGTCTGAGATTGTACCTGCAACCTCTAAATGAAACGACAAACACAAAATAGAATGGCACCCACTAGTTTCAAATGCCTCTCGCCAAATCCATGCAACTAGGACTTACTAGTCATATCAACATTTCGGTGCCGCCACCTCTTGAAGCAAAGATATGGTTTTTGGCCTAtagcaaaatcaagatcGGTAGTCTTTATATCATACTGCTGTCATCAAACTCGCTGGTAGTAAATTGCCTAGGCTCATGGAGTGTGAGTCAATGGCCGCGAACGAATCTATGCGGGAATATAAGTAATAGTTAATGGTGGCCCCTCCGTAAGTCGTCTGTGGCGGCGTCTTCACAATAGGTCGAACTAATACAGATAATAGTGTTCGGAGCTTTCGTCGAGCGTAAAATTCCTTTTCTCTGCCAGTTGCCTCGACGATTCTAAATCTCCAAGAGCTCATTAAGTGGGGTTTGGCAAGTCCAGTATGCTTTTCTATAGCCATAGCTGAgattcaaaaagcttttaaTCAATCTAATTCTCACTTGCAGTCCTTTCAATTGGGTTAGCTGAGTTGACACTTTATccaacttgttgatgatctcttcCGTCtcttcaatgccaaagaagttATTGAGCTCGTTTTCACTGTGTAGCTCTGCCAAAACGACTTTATCGTCTCTGCCCTTGAGCACTAGTTTAAAAGGCTGAATTTTGATTGTTCTTTTGAATGGTCTCACAAAAAGCATATTAATGTCAGGCAAAATCTCTGAGAGTAAAACAGTTGTCTCAAATGCTGTGGCATCAGGAATGTTATGCACCGTAAAGGATGCTAATGTCGAGAATGACACCAGATTCACCGTGAAATCTTGCCACTGCAGTCTCTGAGATGGACCATTAGTCAGAACTTGCAGGTGCTGAGTGAGTTCATCTTCCGATGACGAGCAAGGCTCTTGGATGGCTACACGTTGGCTCTCAACCGGCTGCTTTTGTGTGAACTGCTGTTGGAAGGTCACTTGTGCTGCAGAGATCTTTCTAGTCTTAGGAGCCTGCGTAAGAAGCTCGTCATCGTGTCTCTTCTTAGAAGTAGTATAACCACCTTTTTCACTCAGAAAGTCACCGGGTTGCAAGTAAGCATCAATTGGAAAGTTTGGCAATAACCTATTGTACAATCTTTCATCGACATGAGCCAAATACCGTGCCATAAAATTGCCAAATCCACAATTCTTGATCCAATTCCTGAATGTAGGCTTATTTAAAGACTCTCGATTGCATACCTCCAAAGTCGAGATCCACCCTTCCAATTCCCCTCTATACTCCTTGACCCTCATATTAAGAGAGCAAATGacaccttctttggagaagttgcaCTTCATCTCATCTCGTGGATTGTACTGCTTCATATGTGGAGAGAACTTACACAATTCTGACCAGTATAAATCGACTTTGCTTGCTGGCACCGTGACAGGAAACACTTTCTGCTGCTCCAAAGCATGAATATCTCCCAAACTAAACGATTCAGGCAATCTTTGCGGTAGTCTGCCGGCAGCATACGCGTTCTTGTCGTTATCAGTGAAGTCtgtcaccaacaagaaacCGAAGTTCCATTCGGGCAATTTGCACAAGGCCAAGCAAACCACTGGAAATGTGGTATACACTAAGCGAGAATCGTTGGCAAGATGCTCCGGCAGAGGCAATTCTGCGATGCTCTTACACTCGAGCTTGACGGAGGGCATTAATACACCATCAAGTCTTCTATATCTTCGCACTTTGTATCAAGTCGCGTTCAAGAAGCACCAGAGATGAAAAGTACGTTGACAGTTCAAATGCATTATCCAGGACTCTACTAATCTCCAGAAAAAGCACCAAAGCTCAGCAAGAAGGCTTTTGGCGCAATTGGCCAGAGCAAGACCAGGATCTCTGAAACAACTGAAGACTTCATGGATGATGGCgccattgaagaagagtccGGAGACCGTTGGCTAGGTTCAGATTTGGCAAAGGCTTTAAGATTTTACCAGAAAGCATACATCAGTTACAAGAGTGCTGTTGCAACTCCAACTTCGGACAGGGCCCTTTTACTAGATGCTCATTATAACGCTGCAAGATTGCTATTTCATGTATTCATCCAGTACAGCAAGACAGATGGAATCGATGTTCACAAGTTGACTAATGTCTGTGAGGTGCTAACTGGGGACGATAATAGCGTGGTTCAAAACATATCGAcaattgttgaagctcatGAAAGGGCTCTTCAGGTTGAACCTGCAAATCCTCCACTTGATCTTCAGTATAATGCTGCCTTGGTATACACAGAGGCAATTGAAGAGGCAGATGACGTCaatgaagatcttcttttgaaagctATCAgcctctttcaagaagtgcTACGTAGACAAGTTATGGAGTTTCAGGACTTTCTTCAGTTCATGCTCGAGCCTGAGCGACCCACAAGCTCAGAGGTTCCTTCGGAAGATCAACAGTACTCAAGCAGCAAAACAACACAACCTCCTGACATTATTGAGACAATTATATCAGCGTATGGACTAGTTCAAGCCATTCTTGAAAGTGTAACCTCTGCGCCAGGTCAGCTCGAATATGTTATTTCATTGGTGACTCCTTTTGTACAAGCATTAGAGGAGGTTGCATCAGAGACAACTGAGAAGTACAACGAGCAGAATAATCATCAAGAGTTTGTTGCACCTCTTCAGCTCGACCAGATCCACGAGTACCTTGTGGTAAAAACCACATGTCAAGCACTCAGCACAAACTCGTACAAGGACGCTTGTTCAGCTTTTGAGCAAATTGCTTTAAATATCCCTGAATGGAATATGCTGGCGGCTGACTCCATTGATACTATTCTTGAACGCCATGAAGTGTATCAGAATCCACTGAAGGCAGGTGTCGCAGAATACTGGGACGCTTTGACTAGCATGAATAACTTTCTTAAAAAGGCACAGGAGTTACTCAGTGCAAAGCTTCAGGAGACAAAGACGAAAAACTCCACAAATACTGAGGTTGGATTGGGATCACTCATAGCCCAAATTTGTAAAGTCTTCATCGCCAGGGCCGATGTTGACTTGCAACGAagccaacttgaacatgACATAGCAAAGGTGAATAGTACGGTGCTTTTCAATAATGCAAAGGCATTTCTTAAGAGTGCCATCAACATGAGCAAGACATCAGGGGGCATCAGAGAaaaagttgttgagaaagcaCAAAAAGAACGGCGCCGACATGAGGCGTCTTCAAGACTTTGTGTTCTAGAGAGAGActtcgatgaagaagagcttaATCGGACACTTGGAAAGGGCCAATGGGAAAATGACTTTGCAAACTACAGAGACTTGTGGTATTTTCAAAAGTTCTTTCCATGATCATTGCATTAATTCATTCAGCTATACATTTGACGCCGTTGGCGTCGCAAGACTATAAAGGGGCCCCGGTAAAGTTATTTGAGAAACATTCGTTAGCATATTCGTCAGGATGATTAGTGGAAGGCGTCATATCGTGCACAGCAGGACTCGTTAAGTACTTGAGATCTATCAGATGAGATCGCAGGTTCTGTACTATCACGTTGACGATGTTGAACTTCAAAACATGAAGTATGAGGGACAACAACCGCATGCCGGCATTCTCTGAAGGGCATCAACTGGAGTAAGGTTTTTCTTAAGTTAGGAAGAACGGTAGCAAAATGATTTGTAATACCGTTGAGAAGTGGCGTTCGTGCAGTGCCTGCGCACGTTGTAATGAGAACCCACAAAATGCAGAACTACGAATCCGGCCCGTGCTATCTAAAATTTACGTCAGAAATTCGTTTTAGACTGAATAACTACTGATATCTGATAGATTCGTTGTCAGCCAAAACTATCAATCTGTTGATAGCTAGATCTAGTGGTGCGGCTCATACTATATCTGCGCACAAATCAATGCGCGGTATATAGAGAGGTTGATAGAGAAGACTACGAGTCATCTGAAAGTGACCGGGGATTTCAAGTTCTTAAGCTCAAAAATTCAGCATTACTTCAGGACATCCAGTAATCTAAACTTTTCATATTCAAGCCTGTATTATTTTCTCACCCTTATACATACTCTTTCTATCGTTGTGTAATATATTACTGTATGGCCCACATGGCTAGGGCATAAACTATGTACAAATCTATTTCATGAGCTTGTCAAAAGCAGGGATCAAGGACTGGGCAAGGGCAAAGGAGAACACCAACTTAGGACCGGTAGTTAACAACTTAGGTGTCAAACCCTTGAAGAATGCCGTGATACCCTCATTCTTGGccatctttttcaaaatggTAAATCCGCTCTCTGGGTTTTCAAAGTTTCTGTTTTGAA
This region of Candidozyma auris chromosome 6, complete sequence genomic DNA includes:
- a CDS encoding putative E3 ubiquitin-protein ligase, translating into MNPASPTSGPKSSSSWRILDYLKISSSPKQSVSPSNTSLNLKEQAEKAKSVCKCSCCGTVLTFPENTHKFCCPHCHTTNLLHLDLTADPPVHLLSYNYVKRLVDQALHSDKKIENSHELHERLKPLSDYLFQAFGSMACLNESFKLKRKSRRPHYSTANLDYDDVRKIFDLLTSLPSRRPLYYALSGACHCLKRLPLNLCDDPRNLSWVMVLFEIPFLSKALTNNDKRSQHRPGSMVEVPEIQALCYEILKRVLGIFSQAESTLTGNYVASWFSKRSHVDFMAKVELINLYITFHLKKYFYFANNPELARRSSSGGGLENTHRRNSSIPTPPPQQDESHLVKPTIKEARSNSVPHVQDDEYFQYSYLKDEVEGMDTLAPPVSLQQLTSGPLSPRSRGSKKKKHDAKIRVHQYSSNYHLRTASGALSIFVKANYIRYGENKLQAHAFYNSLVDYVNIKLDYDAWSSRRKSSRQDVGTEPALQTVIDYIHGSNHVPFTESPSTTFYFCQYPFLITLGGKIAILEYEARRQMERKAEEAFINSLDRRVTLDVYFRVRVRRDYIVQDSLRCIQLNPNNLKKSLRVQFINEPGVDAGGLKKEWFLLLTRALFSPHAGMLSYVEDSNFLWFNVVPVDNFEMYYLFGAILGLAIYNSTILDLKFPITMYKILLGLPIGLADYQEIFPMSARNLFRLRDYSAEEIESLDLTFEVTFSDPFGTRYTKDLIPGGSNLVVDGDNRELYIDKYARFFLWDGMSKQLAAFKGGFSNVVDGNAFSLFSPEEIQLLLCGSEESKFDVDVLQSVTNYSGWASKEEATESSTVKWFWEYVSGLTYKQQKKLLLFITGSDRVPATGIQNLTLKISRLKTAGGDSDRLPVAHTCFNELALYDYISKKKLAEKLDKAVNMSAGFGIK
- the RIP1 gene encoding ubiquinol--cytochrome-c reductase catalytic subunit RIP1, which gives rise to MLARTLKSSLGLKGAARTLSSSASALTPYKQPDFSAYLNDRSESKNKNFTYFMVGSMGLLSAAGAKSTVEAFLSSMSASADVLAMAKVEVKLGAIPEGNNVIVKWQGKPVFIRHRTPDEIAEAESVDVQSLRDPETDDVRVKKPEWLVMLGICTHLGCVPIGEAGDYGGWFCPCHGSHYDISGRIRKGPAPLNLEIPQYEFTDDSTLLIG